A genomic segment from Excalfactoria chinensis isolate bCotChi1 chromosome 15, bCotChi1.hap2, whole genome shotgun sequence encodes:
- the BIRC7 gene encoding baculoviral IAP repeat-containing protein 7: MAETAPAEGTHLRTTCCQLFNSSMRDEGRRLRTFSQWPRSSPVSAWDLAKAGFFFVGPGDQVQCFSCGGTLKDWEPGDCPIVEHLKFFPFCEFIYHEAVWNQQRSLQGVFDSVDGQILSLLQRIDSEETALPNQPEYPEMATEEMRLSTFQNWPHYTEMRPEELARAGFFYTGQGDVVRCFYCDAGMRNWAFGDDPWREHAKWYPRCEFLLRSMGREFVSSVQESFASTSPSRYSRDQMGQESSAYQDLLRNWKLQCLLTLDQFSVAQNVLEMGFNPVWVASLIENKYILTGASYLSESELISDLLRPEWEESSREEENRDAVQRETETSSSRGEMQLVQQKEESPLSTEEQLRRLQEERMCKVCMDRDVSVVFVPCGHLVACGECALNLRLCPICRAVIRGSVRTFMA, encoded by the exons ATGGCAGAAACAGCACCAGCAGAGGGGACTCATCTCAGGACTACTTGCTGCCAGCTGTTCAATTCCAGCATGAGGGATGAAGGAAGAAGGCTGAGGACTTTCTCACAGTGGCCACGCAGCTCACCAGTATCTGCTTGGGATTTAGCCAAGGCTGGCTTTTTCTTTGTGGGTCCAGGAGATCAAGTACAATGCTTCAGCTGCGGTGGCACCCTGAAGGACTGGGAGCCTGGTGATTGCCCAATAGTGGAGCACCTGAAGTTCTTCCCTTTCTGTGAATTCATTTACCATGAAGCTGTTTGGAACCAGCAGAGATCTCTGCAGGGAGTGTTTGACAGTGTAGATGGGCAGATCCTCAGCCTCTTGCAAAGAATAGACAGTGAGGAGACAGCCCTGCCCAACCAACCAGAATACCCAGAAATGGCAACAGAGGAGATGAGACTATCAACATTTCAGAACTGGCCACACTATACTGAGATGCGTCCTGAGGAACTGGCTAGAGCAGGGTTCTTCTACACAG GCCAAGGTGATGTGGTGAGGTGTTTTTACTGTGATGCAGGTATGAGGAACTGGGCATTTGGAGATGACCCTTGGAGGGAACATGCCAAATGGTATCCAAG GTGTGAATTTTTGTTGCGATCAATGGGGAGAGAATTTGTTAGCAGTGTTCAAGAATCCTTTGCCAGCACTTCACCTTCA AGGTATTCCAGGGATCAGATGGGACAAGAGTCCTCTGCTTACCAAG ATCTTTTAAGGAACTGGAAATTGCAGTGTCTTCTTACTCTGGATCAGTTTTCTGTAGCACAGAATGTCCTGGAGATGGGCTTTAACCCTGTCTGGGTTGCTAGCCTGATAGAGAATAAATACATACTGACTGGGGCTTCCTACCTTTCTGAGTCTGAACTGATTTCTGATCTGCTTCGGCCAGAGTGggaagagagcagcagagaggaggagaaCAGAG ATGCTGTTCAGAGAGAGACTGAAACATCAAGTTCAAGAGGAGAAATGCAGCTTGTGCAACAGAAAG agGAGTCTCCACTGAGCACAGAAGAACAGCTCCGACGCTTGCAAGAAGAAAGGATGTGCAAAGTGTGCATGGACAGGGATGTGTCTGTTGTATTTGTTCCCTGTGGCCACCTGGTAGCTTGTGGAGAATGTGCCCTCAACTTGAGACTGTGTCCTATCTGCAGAGCAGTCATCCGAGGAAGTGTGAGGACTTTCATGGCCTGA